In one Triplophysa dalaica isolate WHDGS20190420 chromosome 9, ASM1584641v1, whole genome shotgun sequence genomic region, the following are encoded:
- the arrb1 gene encoding beta-arrestin-1, translated as MGDKGTRVFKKASPNGKLTVYLGKRDFVDHVDLVEPVDGVVLIDPEYLKERKVFVTLTCAFRYGREDLDVLGLTFRKDLFVANIQAFPPMPEEKKSLTRLQERLIKKLGEHAYPFTFEIPPNLPCSVTLQPGPEDTGKACGVDFEVKAFCAENVEEKIHKRNSVRLVIRKVQYAPEKPGPQPMAETTKQFLMSDKPLHMEASLDKEIYYHGEPISVNVHVTNNTNKTVKKIKISVRQYADICLFNTAQYKCPVATEESDDIVAPSATFCKVYTLTPFLANNREKRGLALDGKLKHEDTNLASSTLLRDGANKEMLGIIVSYKVKVKLVVSRGGLLGDFTSSDVSVELPFTLMHPKPLEESFYRDAPENEAPIDTNLIEFDTNDDDIIFEDFARQRLIGAKDDKDEDEEGVDSPKLNDR; from the exons GGTGTTCAAGAAAGCAAGTCCAAATGGAAAG TTAACTGTGTATCTTGGTAAGAGGGATTTTGTTGACCATGTGGACCTTGTAGAGCCAGTTG ATGGTGTGGTTTTAATTGATCCAGAGTACTTAAAGGAGAGGAAAG TTTTTGTGACACTGACGTGTGCCTTTCGCTATGGACGCGAGGACTTGGATGTTCTTGGCTTGACGTTTCGCAAGGACCTCTTTGTGGCCAACATTCAGGCGTTTCCTCCCATGCCGGAGGAGAAGAAGAGCTTGACGCGGCTTCAAGAGCGACTGATCAAAAAACTCGGCGAGCATGCCTACCCTTTCACCTTTGAG ATTCCCCCAAACTTACCCTGTTCTGTCACATTACAACCAGGACCAGAAGATACAGGCAAG GCCTGCGGGGTCGACTTTGAAGTCAAAGCTTTCTGTGCAGAAAATGTTGAAGAGAAAATTCACAAAAG GAATTCAGTGCGCCTTGTCATCAGAAAAGTGCAGTATGCTCCAGAGAAGCCGGGCCCACAGCCAATGGCTGAGACCACGAAACAGTTTCTCATGTCAGACAAACCTTTACACATGGAAGCCTCCCTTGACAAAGAg ATATACTATCATGGTGAACCAATCAGTGTCAACGTCCATgtcacaaacaacacaaacaagacTGTAAAAAAGATCAAGATTTCAG TACGTCAGTATGCAGATATTTGTCTATTCAACACTGCCCAGTACAAGTGCCCAGTAGCGACAGAAGAATCTGA TGATATTGTGGCTCCCAGCGCTACATTTTGTAAAGTATACACTCTCACCCCATTCCTCGCCAACAACCGAGAGAAGCGAGGCCTGGCTCTGGATGGCAAACTCAAACATGAAGACACAAACTTAGCCTCGAGTACACT GTTAAGAGATGGAGCCAATAAGGAAATGCTGGGAATAATTGTGTCCTACAAAGTAAAAGTGAAGCTTGTGGTGTCTCGTGGAGG GCTGCTGGGAGATTTTACCTCAAG TGACGTTTCCGTGGAACTTCCCTTTACATTAATGCACCCCAAACCTTTGGAAGAATCGTTCTACAGAGATG CCCCAGAAAACGAAGCCCCTATTGACACAAACCTCATTGAATTTGACACAAA TGATGACGACATCATCTTCGAGGACTTCGCTCGACAACGGCTGATTGGGGCAAAGGACGACAAAGACGAAGACGAGGAGGGCGTGGATTCTCCCAAGCTGAACGACAGATAG
- the or55e1 gene encoding olfactory receptor 52K2, which translates to MFEELQGANISHTKFLFVGFPETYKYRRLLFLPFFLSYILVVVGNSLLLFVIRNTESLHSPMYILVSTLAVVDIIVPTAIVPAMLLAFLFDLNEISLAGCLTQMFITHFFSSVESTILLAMAFDRFAAICKPLHYNEMMNSSMFLKLLLFTLIRSGIIMSALVALAAPLSFCGSNVIHHCYCDHMALVSLACDSIAKNNAMGLVVIVCFVGIDISVIFLSYVKILYVVLGAAAGEDRWKAFHTCATHLMVMMCFYFVGSITFLSRNLHIPIPIDVNTFLGVMYIVFPASVNPIIYGVRTKEIRNALLKMFKINMNRVSIVKM; encoded by the coding sequence ATGTTTGAGGAACTCCAAGGAGCAAACATCTCGCATACAAAGTTCTTATTTGTGGGATTTCCAGAAACCTACAAATACAGACGTCTGCTTTTCCTGCCATTTTTCCTCAGTTACATTTTGGTCGTGGTGGGAAATTCCTTGCTGCTTTTCGTCATCAGAAATACAGAGAGTCTTCACAGTCCAATGTACATACTAGTCTCTACTTTGGCAGTTGTCGACATCATTGTACCCACTGCCATCGTTCCAGCAATGCTCCTCGCCTTCCTCTTTGACCTGAATGAGATATCTTTAGCTGGATGTTTGACACAAATGTTTATCACTCATTTCTTCTCCTCCGTAGAGTCCACCATACTCTTGGCCATGGCTTTCGATCGCTTCGCCGCCATTTGCAAGCCACTACACTATAATGAAATGATGAACTCGTCCATGTTTCTGAAACTGCTTCTGTTCACATTGATCAGAAGTGGCATTATAATGTCGGCGCTAGTTGCTTTGGCTGCACCGTTGTCTTTTTGTGGTTCAAATGTCATCCATCATTGTTACTGTGACCACATGGCGCTTGTTAGCTTGGCCTGTGATTCAATAGCCAAAAACAATGCCATGGGACTTGTGGTGATCGTCTGTTTCGTGGGAATTGACATATCTGTTATTTTCCTCTCTTATGTAAAAATCTTGTACGTCGTATTGGGGGCCGCGGCAGGAGAGGATCGCTGGAAAGCCTTTCATACCTGTGCGACACACTTAATGgttatgatgtgtttttatttcgtGGGAAGCATTACTTTTCTGTCACGAAACCTTCACATTCCAATTCCAATAGATGTGAATACGTTTCTGGGAGTTATGTATATAGTGTTCCCTGCCAGTGTCAATCCGATCATTTACGGCGTTCGGACAAAAGAGATAAGGAATGCtttattgaaaatgttcaaaataaatatgaatagaGTTTCCATAGTAAAAATGTAG
- the LOC130428122 gene encoding olfactory receptor 52K2-like, producing MKNLSGQNLFTDFKLNGFSSLDEWRPFLFIPFFLFFVLSISANSILVYLIASQKSLHSPMYVLIGLMAVVHLILPIFFVPHMLLNFLFNWNEISLTGCLIQMFCIHYVGAFQSTLLLWMAIDRYFAICKPLYYHKYMEIRNFMKFVVLLVIRNGLLTITMVSLAGNLSFCVTNIIDHCFCEHMALVQLACGDISINNLVGLLTAFLIPTADCILIIVSYVVIFVSVFRSGKAQMKAINTCITHLIVLTCSLIFALTAFMSYRTKNNFSPSSRVFVSTMYIFFPSCFNPIIYGLRTKEIRQKFLHFFYNIKVLPL from the coding sequence ATGAAGAATCTTTCTGGACAGAATTTATTTACAGACTTTAAACTGAATGGTTTCTCCAGCCTAGACGAATGGAGACCTTTTTTATTCatccctttctttctcttcttcgTATTGTCTATTTCTGCAAATTCCATACTGGTATATTTAATCGCATCTCAAAAATCTCTACATTCTCCTATGTATGTATTAATAGGTCTTATGGCTGTTGTGCACTTGATCTTGCCCATATTTTTCGTACCTCACATGCttcttaactttttatttaactggAATGAAATATCTCTGACTGGTTGTTTGatacaaatgttttgcattcaTTATGTTGGAGCGTTTCAGTCTACTTTGCTTTTGTGGATGGCAATAGACCGTTACTTTGCTATATGCAAACCtctttattatcataaataCATGGAAATCCGCAATTTTATgaagtttgttgttttattggtcATCAGGAATGGACTCCTGACCATCACCATGGTCTCTCTGGCTGGAAATCTGTCATTTTGTGTAACAAATATCATTGATCACTGTTTTTGTGAGCACATGGCATTGGTTCAGTTGGCATGTGGTGATATATCAATCAATAACCTTGTAGGACTTTTGACAGCTTTCCTCATACCAACTGCAGATTGTATTCTCATAATTGTCTCTTATGTTGTCATTTTTGTCTCTGTGTTCAGATCTGGTAAGGCACAGATGAAGGCCATTAATACCTGCATTACACACCTGATTGTATTGACTTGTAGTTTGATTTTTGCTTTGACTGCTTTCATGTCATACAGAACGAAAAATAATTTTTCTCCTAGTAGTCGTGTATTTGTGAGCACAATGTACATCTTTTTTCCTAGTTGTTTTAACCCTATCATTTATGGCCTGAGAACAAAAGAAATAAGACAAAagtttctgcattttttttataatataaaggtTTTACCTTTGTAA